The Streptomyces sp. B3I8 nucleotide sequence CGGCGGAACGTCGGCGTCCCACAGCTCCGTGAAGCGCGGGGCGGCCTCCGCGAGCGCCCCGACGAGCCGGCGCAGCGCCCGGTCGGCCGGGTAGCGCAGGACGGTCAGCCGCAGGTCGGCGACGAGCCGGGCCTCGTGGTCGGCCTGCTCCCGAGCGGTGTGCACGACCCGGCCCGCGGGCCCGGCGAGCGTGCGCCAGACCGCGTTGCGCTCGATGCCGCGCCAGTGCGACGTCGGGCCCATCAGCGCCTCGTACGGCTCGTTGGCGAGGACGAGGTTCCAGCTCGCGTCGTACACGACGACCGGGGTGTGCGCGAGGCGGTCGAGCAGCCGGCGCACGCTCGGCGCGAGACGCGCGGGGACGACCTCGGGGCCGGGGACGGTGTGCCCGGCCAGCCGGTACAGCAGGTCCCGCTCCGGTGCCGACACGCGCAGCGCCCGCGCGAGCGCCTCGACCACCTGGGCGGAGGGGGCGGTGGCCCGGCCCTGTTCGAGCCGGGTCAGGTAGTCCGCCGAGACCCCGGCGAGCGCGGCGAGCTCCTCCCGGCGCAGCCCCGGTGCCCGCCGGCGCCGGCCGACCGGGACGCCCGCGTCCTGTGGTGCGACGCGTTCGCGCCAGCGGCGTACCGTCCGGCCGAAATCCCACGTCTGCATGGTTCCAGTGTGCCTGGGGCGCCGTGGCGTTGTCCTGGCCCCGGCAGACCCAGGACAACGGGACGGCTGGCTGGGCACCGCGCCGTGACCGAGGGTCGGCACCATGACCACCACCGAATCCGGCATCGGCTCCGGAACCGTACTGATCACCGGCCCCACCCGGGGCCTGGGCCGGTCCGCCGTCCTCGCGATGGCCGGCCGGCCCCCGGCC carries:
- a CDS encoding helix-turn-helix transcriptional regulator gives rise to the protein MQTWDFGRTVRRWRERVAPQDAGVPVGRRRRAPGLRREELAALAGVSADYLTRLEQGRATAPSAQVVEALARALRVSAPERDLLYRLAGHTVPGPEVVPARLAPSVRRLLDRLAHTPVVVYDASWNLVLANEPYEALMGPTSHWRGIERNAVWRTLAGPAGRVVHTAREQADHEARLVADLRLTVLRYPADRALRRLVGALAEAAPRFTELWDADVPPPLPSPSRRKTVEHPEAGRMTLDCDTLLDALDDTRITVYTAEPGTRDAARLAAALGTTAALVE